One window of Methanogenium organophilum genomic DNA carries:
- a CDS encoding GIY-YIG nuclease family protein, with translation MHQTLTAAFASVNSCGAASASLLRRHAPAAGHFSPITINYSSSKPAMKPNTPSYLASSWGNLSWTRWVPLNNKHRELSHIPTQPGIYRVRPVDGQILAYIGQTGRSLRQRMRELRVFYNSSDEMPWNDPHTAAQSLWTWRDAEGCDFEVSVAPLPFHGGDEGRRHRLGQEAYLLWKYRCEHGSSTLCNHGRFHSHYSRSTNRSAGIRGGRLPEGQINPAAGPSSVPLHDIGSPNEGDWMGLHWEPPLPLQKASLTKFSEWPALYMMINPSGEVIYIGETKRLRSRMASHVKTFRDEEVRVSHVLCSDMTEHYQRLEWENDLLVPG, from the coding sequence ATGCACCAAACGCTCACGGCCGCGTTCGCGTCCGTCAACTCCTGTGGCGCCGCCTCCGCGTCACTGCTTCGCAGGCACGCTCCTGCGGCGGGCCATTTTTCCCCTATCACAATAAACTACTCATCATCGAAACCAGCCATGAAACCGAACACTCCTTCCTACCTTGCATCGTCCTGGGGAAACCTCTCCTGGACCAGATGGGTTCCCCTGAATAACAAACACCGTGAATTATCACATATCCCAACACAACCTGGTATCTACCGGGTCCGACCCGTAGACGGACAGATCCTTGCATACATCGGCCAGACGGGCCGATCACTCCGACAGAGGATGCGGGAACTCCGGGTCTTCTACAATTCATCCGATGAAATGCCGTGGAACGATCCCCACACCGCCGCCCAGTCCCTCTGGACATGGCGGGATGCAGAAGGATGCGACTTCGAAGTCTCGGTGGCTCCGCTTCCATTCCACGGAGGGGACGAAGGAAGACGGCACCGGTTGGGGCAGGAGGCATACCTTCTATGGAAATACCGGTGTGAACATGGCTCATCCACCCTCTGCAATCATGGACGGTTTCACTCGCACTATTCCCGGTCAACAAACCGTTCAGCGGGCATACGTGGCGGACGGCTGCCGGAAGGACAGATCAATCCCGCTGCCGGGCCTTCATCCGTTCCTCTCCACGATATCGGCAGCCCTAATGAAGGAGACTGGATGGGCCTGCATTGGGAGCCGCCGCTGCCCTTGCAGAAAGCATCACTGACAAAATTTTCCGAATGGCCGGCCCTTTATATGATGATAAATCCGTCTGGAGAAGTGATCTATATCGGCGAGACGAAGCGTCTCCGTTCACGCATGGCCTCTCATGTAAAGACATTCCGGGACGAAGAGGTCCGGGTATCGCATGTGCTCTGTTCGGATATGACGGAACACTACCAGCGTCTTGAATGGGAGAATGACTTATTGGTGCCTGGGTAG
- a CDS encoding DEAD/DEAH box helicase gives MIELNVTLPEYATDEPAKRIWSWIEGEFPDTEGICYYKHPVFMTESIISPDFTLIAKKYNPIIICCLPWQLEDIESIDENFWKINGKEIDSPLYEAEDYAVTLQSKFDKHRVLRHRLRTVNAIALPLIYKAQFEEKFPDQLNDEIIIWKDKDLNPIINPLESELKEEEWRTLKSIAQGINPLTKGLGLIHKDADKLGDAIKYIDRYIALLDEEQAKAALQIAPGPQRIRGLAGTGKTVLLAMKAANIHLRYPEKKILFTFNTQSLYNQVRALIIKFYRFHSEIDPDWDNLHIRHAWGGYSRPGVYFDACMRHGIAPLQLKEARILDRDHPFTACCTQLLNKDIEPYYDYIMVDEAQDFHSEYFKLLYKLSKPNHCIYWVYDELQSLFGEQIPSPKKLFGADKNGNDLVSLEGEPYPGGIEKDFVLHRSYRCPHKILMLAHAIGLGLYSPDRPIQILSTKDSWDSFGYVVEEGELVEGNEITIYRPPENSPTPISRIYNGSNPEIVTKTFKDKNEELDWIADSIKRDIEVENVLPEHIVVICLDALKMKQYLPPLQKKLIDLNIRSNIPGLGSDVSAFGEVGNVTLSTVFRAKGNESYIVYIFSFEALYDYVEELQNRNRAFTAISRSKAWVRITGVGPGMLDAENEINKILKDQPRFKFTFPDLNSIRNLDAETTRRRREIQKVTGSLSDLTNVNPKVFAELVKKQPELVEKLISQISEAKKE, from the coding sequence ATGATAGAACTTAATGTCACTCTCCCAGAGTATGCTACAGATGAACCAGCAAAAAGGATCTGGTCTTGGATTGAGGGGGAATTCCCCGACACAGAGGGCATCTGTTACTACAAACACCCTGTATTTATGACAGAGTCCATAATATCACCAGATTTTACACTCATTGCAAAAAAATACAATCCAATAATAATTTGCTGCCTCCCTTGGCAACTGGAAGATATTGAATCAATTGATGAAAATTTTTGGAAAATAAATGGAAAAGAGATTGATTCGCCATTATATGAGGCAGAAGACTATGCGGTTACTCTTCAATCAAAATTTGATAAGCACCGTGTTTTAAGACATAGACTTAGGACAGTCAATGCAATAGCATTGCCACTCATTTATAAAGCTCAATTTGAAGAGAAGTTTCCAGATCAATTAAATGATGAAATAATTATCTGGAAAGATAAAGATCTAAATCCCATAATAAACCCATTAGAATCAGAATTGAAAGAAGAAGAATGGCGAACCTTAAAATCCATAGCACAGGGCATAAATCCATTAACGAAAGGTTTAGGTCTAATCCATAAAGATGCGGATAAACTTGGTGATGCCATTAAATATATTGATAGATATATTGCTTTGCTCGATGAAGAACAGGCCAAGGCTGCCCTGCAAATAGCACCAGGTCCTCAAAGAATACGTGGTCTAGCCGGAACTGGGAAAACCGTATTACTGGCAATGAAGGCAGCCAATATTCATCTAAGATATCCTGAGAAAAAAATCTTATTTACATTCAATACTCAAAGCCTTTACAACCAAGTCCGTGCGCTTATTATAAAATTTTACAGGTTCCACAGCGAAATTGATCCAGATTGGGATAATCTGCATATCCGCCACGCATGGGGTGGCTATTCGCGTCCAGGAGTGTATTTTGATGCTTGTATGCGACATGGGATAGCACCACTTCAGCTCAAAGAAGCTCGTATATTAGACAGAGACCATCCATTCACAGCCTGCTGTACACAACTTTTGAATAAGGATATTGAACCATACTATGATTATATCATGGTAGACGAAGCACAGGATTTTCATTCCGAATACTTTAAACTTCTCTACAAACTATCAAAACCCAACCATTGCATATATTGGGTTTATGATGAACTTCAAAGTCTATTTGGAGAGCAAATTCCATCTCCAAAAAAACTATTCGGTGCAGATAAAAATGGGAATGATCTAGTATCACTTGAAGGAGAACCGTATCCAGGGGGTATCGAAAAAGATTTTGTACTCCATCGTTCCTACCGATGTCCTCATAAAATATTAATGCTGGCCCATGCCATTGGACTTGGATTGTACAGTCCGGATAGACCGATTCAAATCCTAAGCACAAAAGACTCTTGGGATTCATTTGGGTATGTTGTTGAAGAGGGAGAGTTGGTCGAAGGTAATGAAATTACCATTTATCGACCTCCCGAGAATAGTCCAACTCCAATTTCCAGAATATACAATGGATCAAATCCAGAAATCGTGACAAAAACCTTTAAAGATAAAAATGAAGAATTGGATTGGATCGCTGATTCTATAAAACGTGATATAGAGGTTGAAAATGTATTGCCAGAACATATAGTGGTCATTTGTTTGGATGCCCTCAAGATGAAGCAATATTTGCCTCCTCTTCAGAAGAAATTAATTGACCTGAATATTCGTTCGAACATTCCTGGTTTGGGATCTGACGTAAGTGCTTTTGGAGAAGTTGGCAATGTAACATTATCAACTGTTTTTCGCGCGAAAGGAAACGAATCATACATCGTATATATATTCAGTTTCGAGGCCCTCTATGATTATGTTGAGGAGTTACAAAACCGCAATCGTGCTTTTACCGCGATTTCACGTTCTAAAGCTTGGGTCAGAATAACCGGCGTCGGCCCAGGCATGTTAGATGCTGAAAATGAAATTAATAAAATCCTAAAAGATCAGCCAAGATTCAAATTTACATTTCCTGATTTGAATTCAATTCGAAATTTGGACGCTGAAACAACGAGAAGACGTCGAGAAATCCAAAAAGTAACTGGATCACTATCAGATCTAACAA